In Alosa sapidissima isolate fAloSap1 chromosome 5, fAloSap1.pri, whole genome shotgun sequence, the genomic stretch gaacacagaagacctatgactcataacgaaacgcatcccctcctgtagaatgccaaatctgacagcaattttgtttaccaaaaaacgAAGTCACCTACTGCTACACTCcgggccatacaagctactagtgttattatgtattattttttataacaaagccaaccatttttctttggctcctgctgtacaggaatatgtacttgatgaaaagacgACAGATTAgaagttggagcagctgaaggcgaggctgaaattttgacggaaatgcctgccagcttttggtcaacgctccctgatcccttcagagacttggttccccagtagcaatggatattagggaaGGAAGTGAAGCCCCATGCCAATGATCAATCCTAGAAAACTGTGAAAGTCTTCTGGagtctcttcgtcccatgcccctgcactgtgtgtttgcatacgacggcctactaagcacaacctcccacccgttccggttgATAAAgccacatatgcctgggacaacaacatataaaaaactacataacaagtctatttcacagtgttttagtggcagtctacaccaccctatgcacgccacctaaatctataccttcttcctccatcctcacatggtcttcaacattgtgagcgcaagctcatcagcagtcagctacctcttcaggcctgcagcgaggtctgtgtaggtcttttcatcctccatctgaaacaacagtaaaatcatacaaatgtaatacctttattaatttacaaaataaaatcaaaactacagatgtatgtgtgtgtgcacatacatacaccagaAGAGGTAGCCTtgaaactattgaagcattctgAGTAACTCAAATATTcagaagtatgaaaagtcattttattacacatgggtttagctgccctaaatctgattgcctggctggcatcaagataaagacagattacatttcacctagtaactaactgctgaaaatgcaataatgacatttctgacataatatgtgatttcacatcatgttttctataactacatattgagaggactAGAAAAGCTATCAAGTCATGTCattttagaaaatgttgagacaagcacgtctgatgtttgtcatttagaagttagcaagctaaatcagttcactacaaactgcctagcgaggtaacaacTCGAGGACAGGCAATAagttaattagcactacatttctaacagaatatgtgatttcacatcttgttttctacaactacatattgagaggagaaCAAATATcactcaacttatttcatgtagaGAACCGACGCAAACAAACGcagcgcccattgatttatccAGCTTTGATGTGCTAACGttatactgacttgccaataatgcttacctaacaagctaattggtactagaaaacaaacttacttacaggttatatactaacaggtttttaaatgaaattgtcaaatgaaaataactgacatcaaaagcaaacaagAGTACTGCaagtattttcatgcactgtaataagaatcagaagaataagaagcctagcaagaacagtacagtgcattttcatgcactgtaatgatgATATTGTTCATACAGCTACTTTGTAATGTTAtcagagtgcatgaaaatgcactctactgttatccgaattattcttattatatgttattattattattccgctgacgctttttgtgcgtttaatgCAACTTCAgccgtttaacatagaaacttcattcaaactgcgttgcgtaggtcttacttaggtgaCTTCAGCTGTTATTTTCAACTTTttaattatactttttaaactattaattaaaaactactaaaatttccccatagacttaacattagattatgacatcacaatagagcaattagaatcctatgccaggtgttcagccCACCTGCAGCATCTGTCTctggctttaagcatacaatatggctgtattaagactacagatcctgttcaactgcttcctgtacccacaactgtttcaaattaaaagtccctttaaactatccaactttttaactgttcaactgttatcaactgttcaactgttgtaactgtttgtcaactatgactcccatcaactgtatcctctgccttcaactgtttcaaaataaaagtcctcactagctacttagctagttagcatcattagcattttagcataactactaaaaatgattagctaagttagctgagtcacatggttagcatggttaacatagttagcatgttagcatagttagcattttaagtaAAACTGCtacaaatgattagctaagtaacgtggttagcatagttaacttttttttttttaaattgctaGAAAACATGAGCTAAGTAAGCTAAGCAACTTGGTCAGAATAATTAGctttgttagcataactactagcaaacattagagccattccaactgtcagttatcgtcaactatctacctatatagagcctttaaactatttgtctatcaacacgcattaaactatcagtctgtcaacaacttttaaactatctatatttaacttttaaactttcaacattcattaaactatctgtctattaacaactgtttaactatctacattcaacttttaaactgtctacttctaaactatcaacttttattaagctatgctatgtctgtcctagcttcattttcatgcactcgtaattccccgGAATTGCATTCTCTAGTTATAATGTcattaataatgtaataatataatGATGCCTTAGTtatttactaaatagtgcactatagaccctttcaacaataacaacaaaaacaatgcttgaacgttctatttgggccccaatctacttcctctgcattaagataacatatggaatgttaaaaaggaagtcttgtagggccaactatgatgctgataatggaactctcttgaaagggtccatagtgaAACCGTGAAGATTTCAAACGCAGCATGGCGGTTGGGCAGTTGTGTGTCAGAGGGTGTAGATGGTGGCCATGTTTGATGACATGTTGCCTCTTGCCTCTCTGCAGCCTCATCTTCTGACCTTGCCCCACGATCCCACAGCGCGTTGGGGCCCACCCCAGCCCTTGCATGCCAGTACGGCACCTGGCCAACGGAAGCTGCTAGCCCCCATACCCCCTGcatccccccaccaccagcTGCAGCGGTCTGTGAGGTCTACGCTGAGACCCCTGAGCGCTCAGCAGAAGGAGCGCCAGGCTCGCAAGGGACTCCTGCAGGAGGTCCTGGAACTCGCTGAGGAGATCAAACTTGCCAGTCTCAATGATGCCAAGACCTCGGACCAGACAGGCTGCTCTGTGGGCAGCCTCAGTCCTGTGGATCGCAGGACCCCGCCGGCGCCCCGTACTCTGCCCTTCCTCAATTCGCCCATTGCCCCTGCtatccccacccccccaaagACAACCAGTGAAAGACCGTTCCAGAGTAAGCTACCCCGCCTCAAGAAGACGATATCACTCAATGTGGTCACTGCTGTGACAGGTGAGTAGTCTctcttatactctctctctctttctctcacacactcacacacagaatatATTGGCTCAGTCTTTATTAGCCTAATTAAATATCAGTCCAGTTATCAATACAAATAACATAGTTGTTTGCCAAGGCAAATGTAGAcaggatttcaaacaaacatatttgacctttgacctcccagAGCAAAAGTCTGTTGAGTCTCTGGCAGGGAGGCAGGAAGAAACGAGGGAGCAtaaggaggtgaagaagaggaAAGTGACTGAGGCGAGGCATACAAGCAAGACCCAGCCGGCCAAGAATCTGCCAGAGTTGGCCAAACTGCGCCCACTGTCCTGTCCCGAGCAGGCCCTCCTGCAGGCCTTTACGGTGCTCAGCGACGATGACTGGTGGGAGTATAGCTTAAATAGTCTAGGCTGATATATTAACAAATGAAAGGCTTTTTGCCAAGATAGGCTAAGCTGTTACACTATCCAGACAAATCGTAGGCTTTTAGCTAAGATAGATTAGACTATGCTAAGATATTGATGTTAAAAGAACAGCATGCCTTTAGAGTAGATAGTCTAGGCTATGTTAACACATAGGATTTACATGGCAAGAGTTGGTAAGTAGCTGGAGATAGAATACTTGAACCAAGTCCATGTATTACCATGTTCCTctgatgtgagtgtgttgttggTGCTGCTGCAGGGGGAAGAAGATCGAGGCCCTGATCTCCATCAGGTCTCTGGCTCAGCACCACGCCAACGTGCTGCTGCCCAGGCTGCATGATGTTTGTCTGGCCGTCAATCAAGAGGTGAGAGGCTCTCTGCTGGAAAACATTCTGGAGCACATGTTGtatcttttgtcttgtttcaAACTAGGCAATATCTATTGAAATGCCTTAATGATGCTACCAAAGAAATGATGTTAACTTTGTCAGTATTCTATACAAGTCAAAGCGGTGCAAGCTGTCATTCTAATTCCCTCCTCCCAACCAGGTGAAGAACCTGCGCTCAGTGGTGTCCCATGCTGCCATGGTGACGCTGGCCCACCTGTTTGCTCACCTGGGGCAGGACATGGATGCGGAGGCCGAGGGCGCAGCCCGGACACTGCTGCCGAAGGCTGGAGAGTCCAGCAGCTTCATGAAGGACATGGATCTGGCCCTGGGGTACATGGTGTATAACACCAACCCCATCCGCAGCATGAACGCTCTCATCAACGGAGGGCTCAGGTTAggggcagagagaaaaagagagcaggGTTGTACTGGTTAATTGCTTTCTAGTGCTTCTCAACTTTCTCTGTGTTACCTGGCTATGTAGTTGTCTGTATCAGTTGTtaccagtgttgggagtaatgcattaaaaaagtaatgtaattacagtaatgcattgctttttgctgtaatgcagtaatgtaaggcattaccaatacaatttcagcaatattttactcggtacaattctcagtaactgaagttactttgctttttaatccaaaattgagaaatgctcaattggcaccagagaagattatccaagaattaaaaaaaagtcatctatgctggtcctggaatttgattgcattgtttagatgactgtagaaagggaatttgagttatctctgccattcatgcaacagatctaacatggttaggctatacttctcatttcaagcagtgagaatagccattattctcaaactatttgcattaagtctacaccactgtaagtggaaggaaaggcaactagcaatgatgagaaccatttaaagtcaacatacaatttcaccatggctatattttactatattaagttgtgagtgacctttggcctttggggcctacattgtcccatgagccataactgcaaccgttatattgttcttttgttagccttaagcctagctcagtcattatgccataccacatcacctcctgccgtgtaatgagctgcattgaacacatgaagatctattgagaacaccaaatccatatttcctgttattttggtgaaagtaatgtaaacgtagtgtaatgccttacaattcaaagacagtaatattgtaatgtaacaaattactttgagatgacagtaacaagtaataaataatgcattacgcttttgaagtaacttgcccaacactggttGTTACTCACCTAGTTTGTCTGTCGTTTCTGTGTCTCAGCTGTTTCTCCTGGTTCTGTCTCCTTGTCTCCCCTGGATCTCTGGCTTATCCATTCTCCTGGTGTGACTCATTGGTTCTCTGCTTCTTCTTAGTCACAAACATACAGCCGTGAGGAAGAGCACTGCACGGCACCTGGAGAAAGTGACGGAGGTCATAGGGGCAGCTCGTCTCCTGTCCGGCAAAAACGACCTGACTGCCCGCTTCATCCATACTGCCAGCTGCTTGGCCCTTGACAACGCACTGGAAGTCAGGTCGGGAGCCCTATTTCTCTATGTTTCCTTATCATTTACTTATTGGCTCTGTATAAAAGTGTCAGTTCAATTCATAAAAGTAAATGTTTCTAAATTAGCCAATCAGCAACAGTTTCTGTTCTATTATGAGGTATCCAAAAGTCATCTCATGTCATACAGCAATACTGAATGTAATTATCTGTCAGTGCATGGCATTGAAATAGTGTGTTTACAGCTAAAATATAGTGAAGAATTTGGGATTTAATATTCACTTTCCAGTAGTGTCCACAAAAGTTATAGCCTGGCTGACACCTGACTGATTATCAAATCTCCATTGACACAGCTTTCctgtaaacaaatgttttaTATTTAGTTGTTAACTCAATTCCAAAGTCTCTGAGAAtctgctgagcaaattcaaacatAGATTTGGCAGGGTTCACCTAGACTACATAAGTTA encodes the following:
- the LOC121708454 gene encoding TOG array regulator of axonemal microtubules protein 1-like isoform X2; the encoded protein is MDFQKEFGKLHAENEEMKKMMLQLLILRQEQNQNTICTACPHLLTLPHDPTARWGPPQPLHASTAPGQRKLLAPIPPASPHHQLQRSVRSTLRPLSAQQKERQARKGLLQEVLELAEEIKLASLNDAKTSDQTGCSVGSLSPVDRRTPPAPRTLPFLNSPIAPAIPTPPKTTSERPFQSKLPRLKKTISLNVVTAVTEQKSVESLAGRQEETREHKEVKKRKVTEARHTSKTQPAKNLPELAKLRPLSCPEQALLQAFTVLSDDDWGKKIEALISIRSLAQHHANVLLPRLHDVCLAVNQEVKNLRSVVSHAAMVTLAHLFAHLGQDMDAEAEGAARTLLPKAGESSSFMKDMDLALGYMVYNTNPIRSMNALINGGLSHKHTAVRKSTARHLEKVTEVIGAARLLSGKNDLTARFIHTASCLALDNALEVRNQARNILSVVASHPDLIKMVERFAPLSDQIRMKDFINKCQKRPLR
- the LOC121708454 gene encoding TOG array regulator of axonemal microtubules protein 1-like isoform X3, which translates into the protein MDFQKEFGKLHAENEEMKKMMLQLLILRQEQNQNTICTACPHLLTLPHDPTARWGPPQPLHASTAPGQRKLLAPIPPASPHHQLQRSVRSTLRPLSAQQKERQARKGLLQEVLELAEEIKLASLNDAKTSDQTGCSVGSLSPVDRRTPPAPRTLPFLNSPIAPAIPTPPKTTSERPFQSKLPRLKKTISLNVVTAVTEQKSVESLAGRQEETREHKEVKKRKVTEARHTSKTQPAKNLPELAKLRPLSCPEQALLQAFTVLSDDDWGKKIEALISIRSLAQHHANVLLPRLHDVCLAVNQEVKNLRSVVSHAAMVTLAHLFAHLGQDMDAEAEGAARTLLPKAGESSSFMKDMDLALGYMVYNTNPIRSMNALINGGLSCFSWFCLLVSPGSLAYPFSWCDSLVLCFFLVTNIQP